The following are encoded in a window of Syngnathus scovelli strain Florida chromosome 4, RoL_Ssco_1.2, whole genome shotgun sequence genomic DNA:
- the LOC125966690 gene encoding receptor for retinol uptake stra6-like: MNHSKDEFQPFEYSYYDYSDWYSNNPEPTKPPKEVILPCDPTANDAIFHICILSASLVILLILAVLSRRNKLCQGFTRGSSSILSPTNFLDQTKSKGVAMAVFGLLFSKLAVLVIAPDPLPFSKDTPAEIKEFMKITAIFYYPILYYPLMVCSTLQHKAGFVFGVLLSGGHFGVQLWQKLDCPKTPELYKFYSLLATLPQLACLAYLCVQFALLFIRGTKTEEDLDSCYYSDYVKGLLKKKKPAAISSSSSDKATLVRRLLDVAKSYIYIPEKVFRFPLKLAVSVFVALVAIYHTALLLVVLVVPTLHIVRAGIDENIAFLLLGFGIILSDDRMEVVKIVTFYTWLLEVCYLCAMTLSCMVSLVMLMRTMVLHRSNLRGLYKGDIYNLYKSQKNLRPSKSGVVCWMGLTGYQAAVVCLGMVIQTVVFFICFLFLVFLIIIPIFHGRNLMAFEIAGKAWPAWVTITLITVLQHVVAKFAFVKKDAGTRDLNNRESLFLLTYLLFLINTVVGLIVAIWRMVITALYNILHLGRVDISLLHRSAESYDPAYHYYTHFLKVEVSQTHPVMKAFCGLLLDLMVEGGRVGQKIREAEEGIQESSQSKPTSSRRIRSRWQLVYTLVNNPSLLGSRKHFRTTQSLESVLNGSPKRSKQTSSKREAVKTPSAEPVPPSEKQDKSD, translated from the exons ATGAACCACAGCAAGGATGAATTTCAACCTTTTGAATATTCTTATTATGATTATTCAGACTGGTATTCTAATAACCCAGAGCCTACAAAACCTCCCAAAGA AGTCATTTTACCGTGTGACCCGACCGCCAATGATGCAATTTTTCACATATGCATACTCTCGGCATCT CTGGTGATTCTGCTAATTCTAGCAGTTCTAAGCAGAAGAAATAAACTCTGCCAGGGATTCACAAGAGGATCGTCCAGTATCTTGAG TCCGACCAACTTCCTGGACCAGACAAAGAGCAAAGGTGTGGCAATGGCTGTCTTTGGACTTCTGTTTAGCAAGCTGGCTGTTTTGGTGATTGCACCCGATCCGTTGCCCTTCTCCAAGGACACCCCGGCTGAAATCAAAG AGTTCATGAAGATAACAGCCATCTTCTACTATCCGATTCTCTACTACCCTCTGATGGTTTGTAGCACTCTACAGCATAAGGCCGGTTTTGTGTTTGGGGTTTTACTctccggcggccattttggtgtCCAGTTGTGGCAAAAGTTGGATTGCCCAAAAACTCCAGAG CTGTATAAGTTCTACTCTTTGCTAGCAACTTTGCCTCAGCTAGCTTGCCTGGCGTATCTTTGCGTCCAGTTTGCTTTGCTGTTTATCAGAGGAACAAAGACTGAAGAG GACCTGGATAGCTGTTACTACAGCGACTATGTGAAAGGTCTTCTCAAAAAGAAGAAGCCAGCAGCAATCAG TTCGTCCTCATCCGACAAAGCAACACTGGTGAGGAGACTGCTGGATGTGGCTAAGAGTTATATTTATATCCCAGAAAAAG TGTTTCGTTTTCCTCTAAAATTGGCTGTGTCAGTCTTTGTGGCTTTGGTGGCCATCTACCAT ACAGCCCTTTTATTAGTTGTCTTGGTTGTCCCAACTCTTCATATTGTCCGTGCCGGTATTGATGAGAACATCGCCTTCCTCTTACTGGGATTTGGGATTATCCTCTCTGATGATAGAATGGAGGTTGTCAAAATTGTCACTTTCTATACTTGGCTGCTGGAAG tctgctACCTTTGTGCAATGACCCTGTCTTGCATGGTCAGTCTGGTCATGCTCATGAGGACCATGGTGCTTCACAG GTCCAACCTGAGGGGACTATACAAGGGAGACATTTACAACCTCTACAAGAGCCAGAAGAACCTCCGTCCATCGAAATCTGGTGTTGTCTGTTGGATGGGCTTGACTGGATACCAAGCTGCAGTTGTCTGTCTGG GTATGGTGATCCAGACTGTGGTGTTTTTCATCTGCTTCTTGTTCCTGGTCTTCCTTATTATCATCCCCATCTTCCACGGACGTAACCTAATGGCCTTTGAGATTGCTGGCAAGGCTTG GCCTGCGTGGGTCACAATCACCTTGATCACGGTGCTTCAGCACGTCGTTGCCAAATTTGCCTTTGTCAAAAAAGACGCCGGCACCAGGGACTTAAACAACAG GGAGAGTTTGTTCCTTCTGACGTACCTGCTGTTCCTCATCAACACCGTGGTGGGGCTGATAGTGGCCATATGGCGAATGGTCATCACGGCGTTGTATAACATTTTGCATCTCGGCCGGGTCGACATCAGTCTACTGCACCGTTCTGCCGAATCCTACGACCCAG CATATCACTACTACACACACTTTCTGAAGGTGGAGGTAAGCCAGACACATCCGGTGATGAAAGCTTTCTGCGGGCTACTGTTGGACTTAATGGTCGAAGGTGGCCGAGTGGGCCAGAAAATACGAGAAGCTGAGGAAG GGATCCAAGAGAGCTCGCAAAGCAAGCCGACCAGCAGTCGTAGGATTCGTTCTCGCTGGCAGCTGGTGTACACGCTGGTCAACAATCCTTCCCTGCTGGGCTCCAGGAAGCACTTCCGGACAACGCAGAGTTTGGAGAGCGTCCTCAACGGCAGCCCAAAACGTAGCAAGCAGACAAGCAGCAAGAGGGAAGCAGTCAAGACGCCGTCCGCTGAGCCTGTTCCTCCCAGTGAGAAGCAAGATAAATCTGATTGA
- the nr2e3 gene encoding photoreceptor-specific nuclear receptor: MMEAHLTKMSMAPSCSPTESSGSGGMDDSRARSPAPGKALSPALVCKVCGDTSSGKHYGIYACNGCSGFFKRSVRRRLIYRCQAGTGMCPVDKAHRNQCQACRLKKCLQAGMNKDAVQNERQPRSTAQVRLDSIDVDHEKEHLATTREPTCSSSSSSSSSSSSGSVITWPHITSSVAITSSVPPQRCISPHNNHRFMASLMTAETCAKLEPEDVDENIDVTSNEPERASSEYHMALYPSTSENIYETSARLLFVSVKWAKNLPVFSNLPFRDQVILLEEAWSELFLLCAIQWSLPLDSCPLLSLPDLCPGMQGKTSYTSLDLRLLQEVFSRFKALAVDPTEFACLKAIVLFKPETRGLKDPEQVENLQDQSHVMLGQHIRSHYPSQAARFGKLLLLLPSLRFVNSERIELLFFHRTIGNTPMEKLLCDMFKN, from the exons ATGATGGAGGCTCACCTGACAAAGATGTCCATGGCCCCGTCATGTTCGCCCACCGAATCGAGCGGGAGCGGCGGGATGGATGACAGCAGAG CCAGGAGTCCGGCCCCCGGCAAAGCCCTCAGCCCAGCTCTGGTCTGCAAAGTGTGCGGAGACACCAGCAGTGGAAAACACTACGGCATTTACGCCTGTAATGGCTGCAGTGGCTTCTTCAAACGCAGCGTGAGGAGGAGACTCATTTACAG GTGTCAGGCGGGCACGGGCATGTGTCCAGTGGACAAAGCCCATCGCAACCAGTGCCAGGCGTGCCGTCTGAAAAAGTGCCTGCAGGCGGGCATGAATAAAGACG CTGTGCAGAATGAGCGGCAGCCCCGCAGCACAGCTCAGGTGCGTTTGGACTCCATCGATGTGGATCATGAGAAGGAGCACCTGGCTACCACACGGGAGCCCACctgttcctcttcctcctcttcctcgtcctcctcctcgagTGGCTCGGTCATCACGTGGCCCCACATCACCTCGTCCGTCGCCATCACCTCCTCGGTGCCCCCGCAACGCTGCATCAGCCCGCATAACAACCATCGCTTCATGGCCAGCCTCATGACGGCCGAGACTTGCGCCAAGCTGGAGCCCGAGGATG TTGACGAGAACATCGACGTGACCAGCAATGAACCGGAGCGGGCGTCTTCGGAGTACCACATGGCACTTTACCCATCCACCTCAGAAAATATCTACGAGACTTCGGCGAGACTTCTCTTTGTATCGGTCAAGTGGGCCAAGAACCTGCCAGTATTTTCCAACCTGCCCTTCAGAGACCAG GTGATCCTACTCGAGGAAGCATGGAGCGAGCTCTTCCTCTTGTGTGCAATCCAGTGGTCCCTGCCGCTGGACAGCTGCCCCCTGCTCTCCTTGCCAGACCTGTGCCCGGGTATGCAGGGCAAGACCAGCTACACCAGCCTGGACCTGAGACTCCTCCAGGAGGTCTTCAGCCGCTTTAAGGCACTCGCCGTCGACCCCACGGAGTTCGCTTGCCTCAAGGCCATTGTGCTCTTTAAGCCTG AGACCCGTGGTCTAAAAGATCCGGAACAAGTGGAGAACCTTCAGGATCAGTCGCACGTAATGCTGGGACAACATATCCGCTCGCACTACCCCAGTCAAGCGGCCAG gtttggaAAGCTGCTACTACTTCTGCCGTCGTTACGTTTTGTGAACTCGGAGCGCATCGAGCTGCTGTTCTTTCACAGAACCATCGGAAACACTCCCATGGAGAAACTACTTTGCGACATGTTTAAAAACTGA
- the dhodh gene encoding dihydroorotate dehydrogenase (quinone), mitochondrial isoform X2 — protein MAAHLKQLKEAVKVISSGSFLFASYLTVAGDERFYANQLMPLLQRLVGAETAHVLAIKMISLGLVPINRYQDPDSLEINVLGLKFKNPIGIAAGFDKHGEAVDGLYKIGFGFVEVGTITPKPQDGNPKPRVFRLAADRAIINRYGFNSCGILEAQQRLKAREAAQQEQTKAGFPLGINLGKNKESWDAKADYLEGMTGMGSLADYLVVNVSSPNTPGLRDLQGKAELRRLLHTVLKKRDGMQGKHKPPVLVKIALDLTAQDKRDIADVVTELGVDGLMVSNTTVSRPEALQDPQKCETGGLSGQPLKDMSTNAVREMYRLTKGKVTIVGIGGVASGQDAMDKIRAGASLVQLYTALTYQGPPVVTKIKRELEQLLKEQGFSSVSEAVGADHKGLDGATRKES, from the exons ATGGCGGCACATTTGAAG CAGCTTAAAGAGGCAGTGAAGGTCATTAGCTCAGGTAGCTTCCTCTTTGCTTCCTACCTCACAGTGGCGGGCGATGAGCGTTTCTATGCCAACCAGCTGATGCCCCTGCTGCAAAGGCTAGTGGGGGCAGAGACGGCTCACGTGCTAGCCATAAAAATGATTAGTCTGGGTTTAGTTCCTATCAATCGCTACCAGGACCCCGACTCACTG GAAATTAACGTCCTGGGCCTGAAGTTCAAAAACCCCATCGGGATCGCGGCAGGCTTTGATAAGCACGGGGAAGCGGTGGATGGTTTATACAAGATCGGCTTTGGCTTTGTGGAAGTTGGGACCATCACCCCGAAACCGCAAGATGGCAACCCCAAACCACGCGTGTTCCGACTGGCAGCAGACCGTGCCATCATCAACAG ATATGGTTTCAACAGTTGTGGTATTCTCGAAGCACAGCAGAGGTTGAAGGCCCGAGAGGCAGCTCAACAGGAGCAAACAAAag CCGGCTTTCCCCTGGGAATTAACCTGGGCAAGAACAAGGAGTCCTGGGATGCAAAGGCAGATTACTTGGAGGGGATGACGGGGATGGGCTCGCTGGCCGACTACCTTGTGGTAAATGTCAGCAGTCCCAATACGCCAGGTCTGCGTGACCTGCAGGGCAAAGCGGAGCTCCGACGGCTCTTACATACG GTATTGAAAAAGCGGGACGGCATGCAGGGAAAACACAAGCCTCCCGTCCTGGTTAAGATCGCGCTAGACCTCACCGCTCAGGATAAACGGGACATCGCTGATGTTGTTACTGAG cttGGCGTGGATGGCTTAATGGTGTCCAACACCACTGTGTCCCGGCCAGAAGCTCTACAAGATCCTCAAAAGTGTGAGACTGGTGGGCTGAGTGGGCAGCCTCTCAAAGACATGTCCACAAACGCCGTTAGAGAAATGTACAGACTCACCAAAG GGAAAGTGACGATTGTCGGAATTGGGGGCGTGGCCAGCGGACAGGACGCCATGGATAAAATCCGGGCCGGTGCATCATTGGTTCAGCTTTACACAGCTTTGACCTACCAGGGCCCGCCTGTAGTCACCAAAATAAAGCGGGAATTGGAACAGCTTCTGAA AGAACAAGGATTTAGCAGTGTTTCTGAGGCCGTCGGCGCAGATCACAAGGGATTAGATGGAGCCACTCGCAAAGAAAGCTGA
- the dhodh gene encoding dihydroorotate dehydrogenase (quinone), mitochondrial isoform X1, whose product MAAHLKKQLKEAVKVISSGSFLFASYLTVAGDERFYANQLMPLLQRLVGAETAHVLAIKMISLGLVPINRYQDPDSLEINVLGLKFKNPIGIAAGFDKHGEAVDGLYKIGFGFVEVGTITPKPQDGNPKPRVFRLAADRAIINRYGFNSCGILEAQQRLKAREAAQQEQTKAGFPLGINLGKNKESWDAKADYLEGMTGMGSLADYLVVNVSSPNTPGLRDLQGKAELRRLLHTVLKKRDGMQGKHKPPVLVKIALDLTAQDKRDIADVVTELGVDGLMVSNTTVSRPEALQDPQKCETGGLSGQPLKDMSTNAVREMYRLTKGKVTIVGIGGVASGQDAMDKIRAGASLVQLYTALTYQGPPVVTKIKRELEQLLKEQGFSSVSEAVGADHKGLDGATRKES is encoded by the exons ATGGCGGCACATTTGAAG AAGCAGCTTAAAGAGGCAGTGAAGGTCATTAGCTCAGGTAGCTTCCTCTTTGCTTCCTACCTCACAGTGGCGGGCGATGAGCGTTTCTATGCCAACCAGCTGATGCCCCTGCTGCAAAGGCTAGTGGGGGCAGAGACGGCTCACGTGCTAGCCATAAAAATGATTAGTCTGGGTTTAGTTCCTATCAATCGCTACCAGGACCCCGACTCACTG GAAATTAACGTCCTGGGCCTGAAGTTCAAAAACCCCATCGGGATCGCGGCAGGCTTTGATAAGCACGGGGAAGCGGTGGATGGTTTATACAAGATCGGCTTTGGCTTTGTGGAAGTTGGGACCATCACCCCGAAACCGCAAGATGGCAACCCCAAACCACGCGTGTTCCGACTGGCAGCAGACCGTGCCATCATCAACAG ATATGGTTTCAACAGTTGTGGTATTCTCGAAGCACAGCAGAGGTTGAAGGCCCGAGAGGCAGCTCAACAGGAGCAAACAAAag CCGGCTTTCCCCTGGGAATTAACCTGGGCAAGAACAAGGAGTCCTGGGATGCAAAGGCAGATTACTTGGAGGGGATGACGGGGATGGGCTCGCTGGCCGACTACCTTGTGGTAAATGTCAGCAGTCCCAATACGCCAGGTCTGCGTGACCTGCAGGGCAAAGCGGAGCTCCGACGGCTCTTACATACG GTATTGAAAAAGCGGGACGGCATGCAGGGAAAACACAAGCCTCCCGTCCTGGTTAAGATCGCGCTAGACCTCACCGCTCAGGATAAACGGGACATCGCTGATGTTGTTACTGAG cttGGCGTGGATGGCTTAATGGTGTCCAACACCACTGTGTCCCGGCCAGAAGCTCTACAAGATCCTCAAAAGTGTGAGACTGGTGGGCTGAGTGGGCAGCCTCTCAAAGACATGTCCACAAACGCCGTTAGAGAAATGTACAGACTCACCAAAG GGAAAGTGACGATTGTCGGAATTGGGGGCGTGGCCAGCGGACAGGACGCCATGGATAAAATCCGGGCCGGTGCATCATTGGTTCAGCTTTACACAGCTTTGACCTACCAGGGCCCGCCTGTAGTCACCAAAATAAAGCGGGAATTGGAACAGCTTCTGAA AGAACAAGGATTTAGCAGTGTTTCTGAGGCCGTCGGCGCAGATCACAAGGGATTAGATGGAGCCACTCGCAAAGAAAGCTGA